In the Theobroma cacao cultivar B97-61/B2 chromosome 1, Criollo_cocoa_genome_V2, whole genome shotgun sequence genome, one interval contains:
- the LOC18612773 gene encoding putative SERF-like protein, whose translation MTRGNQRERDRERAQARTGNKGKSVKDDGLTPEQRRERDAKALQEKAAKKGAQAAAGGNNAGAGAGSKTKK comes from the exons ATGACTC GCGGTAACCAGAGAGAACGAGATCGAGAAAGGGCTCAAGCCAGAACAGGCAACAAAGGCAAGAGTGTCAAGGACGATGGGCTAACCCCCGAACAACGCCGTGAAAG AGATGCAAAGGCCTTGCAAGAAAAGGCTGCAAAGAAGGGGGCGCAGGCAGCGGCCGGAGGGAACAATGCGGGCGCTGGTGCAGGAAGTAAAACCAAGAAATAA
- the LOC18612772 gene encoding uncharacterized protein LOC18612772, with protein MESSNRRLTLFEQMSAVDDGRNALAGLTLDAILGNAKRPEPPPTQNRTLLDIIREDGPTKDKKSWKTFRDKLRLKRAGAAWTSSVHIPASDVNVHGNRSHFSRRGSFASNSADSTRVEDGGERAPVSDPTVVNSRLQLARRSSVRFGNNLFQTDHDDSADVSMPSDAPPSRSFRPQIARHRSTRFPSSNTASYDDDNSSEDNSPEARDGTHRLGAALAEERALSAREAVAAQEAAEAAAAAAAAEQAAVENNEAPTVAAEEPVRMSLMDLLEETGSRYTMGDDDDDYDEEEEEEEEEGEEEVAAASGGIEYTCCVCMVRHKGAAFIPCGHTFCRLCSRELWVQRGNCPLCNGFILEILDIF; from the coding sequence ATGGAAAGTAGTAACCGGAGGCTTACACTTTTTGAGCAGATGTCAGCGGTTGACGACGGTCGGAACGCTCTGGCCGGTTTAACTCTCGACGCCATCTTGGGAAACGCCAAGCGCCCTGAACCACCGCCAACTCAGAACCGTACGCTTCTGGATATCATTCGCGAGGATGGGCCCACCAAAGACAAGAAGAGTTGGAAAACGTTTCGGGACAAGCTCCGCCTCAAGCGAGCGGGTGCTGCTTGGACCTCCTCCGTTCATATCCCGGCTTCCGATGTTAACGTTCATGGTAACAGATCGCACTTCTCGCGACGCGGTTCTTTCGCTTCTAACTCCGCTGATTCCACCCGTGTTGAGGATGGAGGTGAACGTGCCCCGGTTTCTGACCCTACGGTTGTGAATTCTCGGTTGCAATTGGCGCGAAGGAGTTCGGTTCGGTTCGGAAACAATCTGTTTCAGACCGATCACGATGATTCGGCCGATGTCAGCATGCCGAGCGATGCTCCACCGTCCAGAAGCTTCAGGCCGCAAATTGCCCGCCATCGTTCGACCCGTTTTCCTTCCTCGAACACTGCCTCGTACGACGATGACAACAGTAGCGAAGATAACTCTCCGGAGGCGCGTGATGGAACGCATCGGCTGGGAGCGGCATTGGCGGAGGAGAGGGCATTATCTGCGAGAGAAGCGGTGGCTGCACAGGAAGCAGCCGAAGCGGCAGCCGCAGCTGCTGCAGCGGAACAAGCAGCGGTAGAGAACAACGAGGCTCCAACTGTTGCGGCTGAGGAGCCGGTGAGGATGTCATTGATGGATTTGTTGGAGGAAACGGGATCGAGATACACGATGGGCGACGACGACGACGATTACGACGAggaagaggaggaggaggaggaggaggggGAGGAGGAAGTAGCGGCAGCGAGCGGTGGGATCGAGTACACGTGTTGCGTGTGCATGGTTAGGCATAAAGGTGCGGCGTTTATTCCATGTGGGCATACGTTTTGTCGGCTTTGTTCAAGGGAGCTTTGGGTCCAGCGAGGGAACTGCCCACTGTGCAATGGCTTCATCTTGGAAATTCTTGATATCTTTTga